In Sphingomonas sp. SUN019, one genomic interval encodes:
- a CDS encoding COX15/CtaA family protein translates to MLQATPGYSTTARPRALARWLFVVALLIVAMVAVGGITRLTESGLSITQWKPISGIVPPLNDAQWQAEFANYRRIPEYQQVNAGMTLAGFKAIFFWEYVHRVLGRVIGMAFALPLLWFAVRKRVPPGYGWRLTALLALGGLQGAIGWWMVASGLSVRTDVSHIRLAVHLTTALVILAGIVWTMLDLRRLDQSPLERPARLTLVASVALALLGVQIVFGAFTAGLNAGYAFSSWPLMGDALFPAGVPMVEPVLRNVVDNPIVVQFIHRWLAFAAAGGLVWLALAARRNGATGAAHAVLALVVLQIALGIATLLTGVEIVVAVAHQVNAALLLIAAIVASHAIGIRRT, encoded by the coding sequence ATGTTGCAGGCCACTCCCGGCTACTCCACGACCGCGCGCCCGCGTGCGCTCGCGCGTTGGCTGTTTGTCGTCGCGCTGCTGATCGTCGCCATGGTCGCGGTCGGCGGGATCACGCGGCTGACCGAATCCGGCCTGTCGATCACGCAGTGGAAACCGATCAGCGGGATCGTCCCGCCGCTGAACGACGCGCAGTGGCAGGCGGAGTTCGCAAATTACCGGCGCATCCCCGAATATCAGCAAGTGAACGCCGGAATGACGCTCGCGGGATTCAAGGCGATCTTCTTCTGGGAATATGTGCACCGCGTGCTCGGGCGGGTGATCGGCATGGCGTTCGCGCTGCCGTTGCTGTGGTTCGCGGTGCGCAAGCGAGTCCCGCCGGGTTACGGCTGGCGGTTAACTGCGCTCCTCGCACTCGGCGGGCTGCAGGGCGCGATCGGCTGGTGGATGGTCGCGTCTGGCCTGTCGGTGCGCACCGACGTCAGCCATATCCGGCTGGCGGTGCATCTGACGACGGCGCTCGTCATCCTCGCCGGAATCGTCTGGACGATGCTCGACCTGCGGCGGCTGGACCAGTCGCCGCTGGAACGGCCCGCACGGCTGACATTGGTCGCATCCGTCGCGCTGGCGTTGCTCGGCGTACAGATCGTGTTCGGCGCGTTCACCGCGGGGCTGAACGCGGGTTATGCCTTCTCAAGCTGGCCGCTGATGGGCGATGCGCTGTTTCCCGCTGGCGTACCGATGGTCGAACCCGTGCTGCGCAATGTGGTCGACAATCCGATCGTCGTGCAGTTCATCCATCGCTGGCTCGCCTTCGCGGCGGCGGGCGGTTTAGTTTGGCTGGCGCTCGCCGCACGACGCAACGGCGCGACCGGCGCGGCGCATGCGGTGCTGGCGCTGGTCGTACTGCAGATCGCGCTCGGCATCGCCACGCTATTGACCGGGGTCGAGATCGTCGTCGCGGTCGCGCATCAGGTGAACGCTGCGCTGCTGCTGATCGCGGCCATCGTCGCCTCGCACGCGATCGGCATTCGTCGCACCTGA
- a CDS encoding AbrB/MazE/SpoVT family DNA-binding domain-containing protein gives MNVYLEAIMQVAKWGNSLAIRIPADVARALNLKEGDDVGVHALSDGEVAIVTEQQRRGALMERLKSFRGSLPADYKFDREEANSR, from the coding sequence TTGAATGTATATCTGGAGGCGATCATGCAAGTAGCGAAATGGGGCAACAGTCTGGCGATCCGGATACCCGCCGATGTCGCGCGTGCGCTGAACCTGAAGGAAGGCGACGACGTCGGCGTCCACGCGCTGAGCGACGGCGAGGTCGCGATCGTTACGGAACAGCAGCGGCGCGGGGCGTTAATGGAACGCCTGAAATCTTTTCGGGGATCACTGCCCGCGGACTATAAGTTTGATCGCGAAGAAGCGAACTCACGTTGA
- a CDS encoding MerC domain-containing protein, with amino-acid sequence MTATTRLAFPLGLDRLAIALSGLCVVHCLASAVLLAMLSTVGGALLNPIFHEIGLTLAIGLGAIALGRGALQHGYIMPVAMGSLGLGIMAGAMSLPHDGAGGEALWTIIGVGILAFGHDLNRRAVA; translated from the coding sequence ATGACGGCCACGACTCGCCTTGCTTTCCCTTTGGGGCTCGATCGCCTGGCGATCGCGCTGTCGGGGCTGTGCGTCGTGCATTGCCTGGCGAGCGCGGTGTTGCTGGCGATGCTGTCGACCGTCGGCGGCGCGTTGCTCAACCCGATCTTCCACGAAATCGGCCTGACGCTGGCGATCGGACTCGGGGCGATCGCGCTGGGGCGCGGCGCGCTGCAGCATGGCTATATCATGCCGGTCGCCATGGGATCGCTAGGGCTCGGCATCATGGCGGGCGCGATGTCGCTTCCGCATGACGGCGCGGGTGGCGAGGCGCTGTGGACGATCATCGGCGTCGGTATCCTCGCCTTCGGTCACGACCTGAACCGGCGCGCGGTCGCCTGA
- the rplM gene encoding 50S ribosomal protein L13, protein MKALMKTTKSVKPHEVEKKWHIVDATDLVVGRAAVVIANVLRGKHKTSFTPHVDCGDNVIVINADKVRFTGNKLLGKVYYRHTGYAGGIKGVTAGKMLEGRFPERVLEKAVERMIPRGPLGRDQMRNLRIFKGAEHPHEAQNPEVLDIAAMSRKNKVGQ, encoded by the coding sequence ATGAAGGCTCTGATGAAGACCACCAAGTCGGTTAAGCCGCACGAGGTGGAGAAGAAATGGCATATCGTCGATGCGACCGATCTGGTCGTCGGCCGTGCCGCGGTGGTGATCGCCAACGTGCTGCGCGGCAAGCACAAGACCAGCTTCACCCCGCACGTCGATTGCGGTGACAATGTCATCGTCATCAACGCCGACAAGGTGCGCTTCACCGGCAACAAGTTGCTCGGCAAGGTCTATTACCGCCACACCGGCTATGCCGGCGGCATCAAGGGCGTGACCGCGGGCAAAATGCTCGAAGGCCGCTTTCCCGAGCGCGTGCTGGAAAAGGCCGTCGAGCGGATGATCCCGCGCGGGCCGCTGGGCCGTGACCAGATGCGCAACCTGCGCATCTTCAAGGGCGCGGAGCATCCGCACGAAGCGCAGAACCCCGAGGTTCTCGACATCGCGGCCATGAGCCGCAAGAACAAGGTGGGCCAGTAA
- the dxs gene encoding 1-deoxy-D-xylulose-5-phosphate synthase: protein MTDLPKTPLLDTVSCPADLRALKPEQLRQLADELRSETISAVGTTGGHLGSGLGVVELTTAIHYVFDTPNDRLVWDVGHQCYPHKILTGRRDRIRTLRQGGGLSGFTKRSESEYDPFGAAHSSTSISASLGFAIANKLAGTPGKGIAVIGDGAMSAGMAYEAMNNAAQAGNRLIVILNDNDMSIAPPVGGLSAYLSRIVSSREFLGIRETLKRFARKLPRPLHSAAKKTDEFARGMTMGGTLFEELGFYYVGPIDGHHLDHLIPVLENVRDAEEGPILVHVVTKKGKGYGPAEASADKYHGVQKFDVITGTQAKSPPGPPQYQNVFGEALTKEAQTDPRICAITAAMPSGTGLDKFAKAHPDRFFDVGIAEQHAVTFAAGLAAQGMRPFCAIYSTFLQRAYDQVVHDVAIQNLPVRFAIDRAGLVGADGATHAGSFDVTYLATLPNFVVMAAADEAELVHMTHTAVLHDSGPIAVRYPRGNGTGIALPETPERLEIGKGRIVREGKAVAILSLGTRLAEALKAADALEAKGLSTTVADLRFAKPLDEALIRRLLTTHEVAVTIEEGSVGGMGAHVLTMASDEGLIDGGLKLRTMRLPDLFQDQDKPELQYANAGLDADAIVATVLKALRYNEAGAAALA from the coding sequence ATGACCGATCTGCCCAAGACGCCGCTGCTCGACACCGTGTCCTGCCCGGCCGACCTTCGCGCGTTGAAGCCCGAGCAACTTCGCCAGCTGGCCGACGAACTCCGCAGCGAGACGATCTCCGCGGTGGGAACGACGGGCGGGCACCTTGGGTCGGGGCTGGGCGTGGTCGAGCTGACCACCGCAATCCATTATGTCTTCGATACGCCAAACGACCGGCTGGTGTGGGACGTCGGGCACCAATGCTATCCGCACAAGATCCTGACCGGCCGGCGGGATCGCATCCGAACGCTGCGGCAGGGCGGGGGGCTGAGCGGCTTCACCAAGCGCAGCGAGAGCGAATACGATCCGTTCGGCGCGGCGCATTCGTCGACGTCGATCTCCGCATCCTTGGGTTTCGCGATCGCCAACAAGCTGGCGGGGACGCCGGGCAAGGGCATTGCGGTGATCGGCGACGGCGCGATGTCCGCTGGCATGGCGTATGAGGCGATGAACAACGCCGCGCAGGCGGGCAACCGGCTGATCGTGATCCTGAACGACAACGACATGTCGATCGCGCCGCCGGTCGGTGGGTTGTCGGCGTATCTGTCGCGCATCGTGTCGAGTCGCGAGTTCCTGGGTATTCGAGAGACGTTGAAGCGGTTCGCGCGCAAATTGCCGCGCCCGCTGCATTCGGCAGCGAAGAAGACCGACGAATTTGCCCGCGGCATGACGATGGGCGGCACTTTGTTCGAGGAACTGGGCTTCTATTATGTCGGGCCGATCGATGGGCATCACCTAGACCATCTGATTCCGGTGCTGGAGAATGTCCGCGACGCCGAGGAAGGTCCGATCCTGGTCCATGTCGTGACCAAGAAGGGCAAGGGTTACGGCCCGGCCGAGGCGTCGGCCGACAAATATCACGGCGTGCAGAAGTTCGATGTCATCACCGGCACGCAGGCGAAATCGCCGCCCGGACCGCCACAATATCAGAACGTGTTCGGCGAGGCGCTGACCAAGGAGGCGCAGACCGATCCGCGGATATGCGCGATCACCGCAGCGATGCCGTCGGGCACCGGACTGGACAAATTCGCGAAGGCGCATCCCGATCGATTCTTCGATGTCGGCATCGCCGAACAGCACGCCGTCACCTTCGCCGCGGGCCTCGCCGCGCAGGGGATGCGGCCGTTCTGCGCGATCTATTCGACGTTCCTGCAGCGCGCCTACGACCAAGTCGTGCACGATGTGGCGATCCAGAACCTGCCGGTGCGCTTCGCGATCGACCGCGCCGGGCTGGTCGGCGCGGATGGCGCGACTCACGCCGGGTCGTTCGACGTGACCTATCTGGCGACGCTGCCGAATTTCGTCGTGATGGCGGCGGCGGATGAGGCCGAGCTGGTGCACATGACGCACACTGCGGTGCTGCACGATAGCGGCCCGATCGCGGTGCGCTATCCGCGCGGCAACGGGACGGGCATCGCCTTGCCCGAGACGCCCGAGCGGCTCGAGATCGGCAAGGGCCGCATCGTGCGCGAGGGCAAGGCGGTCGCGATCCTGTCGCTCGGCACGCGCTTGGCCGAGGCGTTGAAGGCGGCCGACGCGCTGGAGGCGAAGGGGCTGTCGACGACGGTCGCCGACCTGCGCTTCGCCAAGCCGCTGGACGAGGCGCTGATCCGGCGGTTGCTGACCACGCACGAAGTCGCGGTGACGATCGAGGAAGGCTCGGTCGGCGGAATGGGCGCGCACGTGCTGACGATGGCCAGCGACGAGGGGCTGATCGACGGCGGCCTGAAACTACGTACGATGCGCCTGCCCGACCTGTTCCAGGACCAGGACAAGCCCGAACTGCAATATGCCAACGCCGGGCTGGATGCGGATGCGATCGTCGCGACTGTGCTGAAGGCGCTGCGCTATAACGAGGCTGGGGCGGCGGCGCTGGCGTGA
- the proC gene encoding pyrroline-5-carboxylate reductase, whose product MTLPANLWLVGCGNMGGAMLSRWIAAGVDPASVTVIDPGAPFVPDGVRVLAAVPNEPAPQVLVLAVKPQLLDAVAPSLADVKPGLVLSILAGVEEAALATRLNASAIVRAMPNLPVAIGQGVTALHGATTDRDARDLAEALAAPLGRVEWIDDEALFDAVTALSGCGPGFVFRFIETLANAGAALGLPADQALRLAQATVAGSSAMAAGSSETPGTLADRVASPGGSTREGLNMLDADGALAKLMEATLKASFDRNRAMAAAARG is encoded by the coding sequence ATGACATTACCGGCGAATTTGTGGCTGGTCGGCTGCGGCAACATGGGCGGCGCGATGCTGTCGCGCTGGATCGCGGCTGGCGTCGATCCGGCGAGCGTAACGGTCATCGATCCCGGCGCGCCTTTCGTGCCCGATGGCGTGCGAGTCCTCGCCGCCGTGCCCAATGAACCCGCACCACAGGTGCTCGTCCTGGCGGTGAAGCCGCAATTGCTCGACGCGGTCGCGCCGTCGCTGGCGGACGTTAAACCGGGGTTGGTGTTGTCGATTCTTGCCGGGGTTGAGGAGGCGGCGCTCGCCACGCGGCTGAACGCAAGCGCGATCGTGCGTGCGATGCCCAATCTGCCGGTGGCGATCGGGCAGGGCGTGACCGCTCTTCACGGCGCGACGACGGATCGCGATGCGCGAGATCTGGCGGAGGCGCTGGCTGCGCCGCTTGGCCGTGTCGAATGGATCGACGACGAGGCGTTGTTCGACGCGGTGACCGCGCTGTCCGGCTGTGGACCGGGTTTCGTGTTCCGTTTCATCGAGACGCTGGCGAATGCGGGCGCGGCGCTCGGCCTGCCCGCCGATCAGGCGCTACGCCTCGCGCAGGCGACCGTCGCGGGATCGTCTGCGATGGCGGCGGGGTCTTCCGAGACGCCCGGCACGCTCGCCGATCGTGTCGCTAGTCCGGGCGGGTCGACGCGCGAAGGGCTGAACATGCTCGACGCCGACGGCGCGCTGGCAAAATTGATGGAGGCGACGCTGAAGGCCTCGTTCGATCGCAACCGCGCGATGGCGGCTGCCGCGCGCGGTTAG
- a CDS encoding accessory factor UbiK family protein yields MQSENRMFDDLVKMFNGAAGTIAGVGREAEAGARERARAWIGGLDFVSREEFDAVKAMAAAARDEADALRARLDRLEAAQKADA; encoded by the coding sequence ATGCAATCCGAAAACCGGATGTTCGACGACCTAGTGAAAATGTTCAACGGCGCGGCGGGGACGATCGCGGGCGTGGGCCGCGAGGCGGAAGCTGGTGCGCGCGAGCGGGCGCGCGCCTGGATCGGCGGCCTGGATTTCGTCAGCCGCGAGGAATTCGATGCGGTGAAGGCGATGGCGGCGGCGGCGCGAGATGAAGCCGATGCGTTGCGCGCGCGGCTCGACAGGCTGGAAGCAGCGCAAAAGGCCGACGCTTGA
- a CDS encoding MarR family winged helix-turn-helix transcriptional regulator, translating to MAMPVNMVATQQSASPLFLREPEIRRGLELLYFGNSHVTRSIDRGLAAQGLGRAHHRALYFIARKPDMAVSDLLALLGITKQSLGRVLNELAERGLVETRPGERDRRQRLMRLTAAGAALENELYDALREKLSAAYSKAGQGAVSGFWAVLEGLIPDDERARVEALRG from the coding sequence ATGGCAATGCCGGTCAACATGGTCGCCACCCAACAGTCTGCGTCACCGCTTTTCCTGCGCGAACCTGAAATCAGGCGCGGTCTGGAGCTGCTTTATTTTGGCAACAGCCACGTCACGCGCTCGATCGATCGCGGGTTGGCGGCGCAGGGCTTGGGACGCGCGCACCACCGCGCACTGTATTTCATCGCGCGCAAGCCCGACATGGCGGTCAGCGATCTGCTCGCGTTGCTGGGCATCACGAAGCAGTCGCTCGGCCGTGTGCTGAACGAGCTTGCCGAACGCGGGCTGGTCGAAACACGGCCGGGCGAGCGCGACCGGCGGCAACGGCTGATGCGGCTGACCGCGGCGGGCGCGGCGCTGGAGAACGAGCTGTACGATGCACTGCGCGAAAAATTGTCGGCGGCCTATTCGAAGGCGGGGCAAGGCGCGGTCAGCGGATTCTGGGCGGTGCTGGAGGGCTTGATCCCCGACGACGAACGCGCGCGGGTCGAGGCGCTGCGCGGCTAA
- a CDS encoding TlyA family RNA methyltransferase: MAKQRADQILVDRGLAESRTRAQALIMAGLVFAGTRKVEKPGQTLPDDVALDVRGRDHPWVSRGGIKLSHGLDHCGWDVAGAVAIDVGASTGGFTDVLLTKGAARVYAVDSGTNQLAWKLRQDDRVIVHEQTSARILTDAHIPERVDLIVCDASFIGLAKVLERPLTFAKPAARALALIKPQFEAGRDEVGKGGVVRDPAVHERVCADVASWFETHGWRVEGIVESPITGPEGNVEFLIAAVRG, from the coding sequence ATGGCAAAGCAGCGCGCGGACCAGATACTCGTCGATCGCGGCCTCGCCGAATCGCGCACCCGCGCGCAGGCGCTGATCATGGCCGGGCTGGTGTTTGCAGGCACGCGCAAGGTCGAGAAACCGGGGCAGACGCTGCCCGACGACGTGGCACTCGACGTTCGCGGGCGTGATCATCCGTGGGTGTCGCGGGGCGGGATCAAGCTGTCGCACGGGTTGGATCACTGTGGCTGGGACGTGGCGGGTGCGGTGGCGATCGACGTGGGGGCGTCGACCGGTGGCTTCACCGATGTGCTGCTGACGAAGGGCGCGGCGCGCGTCTATGCGGTCGATTCGGGGACGAACCAGCTCGCGTGGAAGCTGCGACAGGATGACCGCGTGATCGTCCACGAACAGACCAGCGCGCGCATCCTGACCGACGCGCATATTCCCGAACGCGTCGACCTGATCGTGTGCGACGCCAGCTTCATCGGGCTGGCGAAAGTGCTGGAGCGCCCGCTGACCTTCGCCAAGCCCGCAGCCCGGGCGCTGGCGCTGATCAAGCCGCAGTTCGAGGCCGGGCGCGACGAAGTGGGGAAGGGCGGCGTCGTGCGCGATCCTGCGGTCCACGAGCGCGTCTGCGCCGATGTGGCGTCATGGTTCGAGACGCATGGCTGGCGGGTCGAGGGGATCGTCGAAAGCCCGATCACCGGCCCCGAGGGAAATGTCGAATTCCTGATCGCCGCCGTCCGGGGTTGA
- the rpsI gene encoding 30S ribosomal protein S9: protein MTDNRQSLSDLANLTSQPAPQATDAAPSGDHGETTAAVPTPPVSTMPLREQIIDKQGRAYATGRRKDAVARVWLKPGTGKITVNGRDQEVYFARPTLRLVLNQVFGITERVGQYDVVCTVKGGGLSGQAGAVKHGISQAITRYEPALRAPVKAAGFLTRDSRTVERKKYGRAKARRSFQFSKR from the coding sequence ATGACCGACAACCGCCAGTCGCTTTCCGATCTCGCCAACCTGACGAGCCAGCCGGCTCCGCAGGCGACCGACGCCGCCCCGTCGGGCGACCACGGAGAGACCACCGCCGCCGTGCCCACGCCCCCCGTTTCGACGATGCCGCTGCGTGAGCAGATCATCGACAAGCAGGGCCGGGCCTATGCCACCGGCCGCCGCAAGGATGCGGTCGCACGTGTCTGGCTGAAGCCCGGCACCGGCAAGATCACGGTCAACGGCCGCGATCAGGAAGTCTATTTCGCGCGTCCGACGCTGCGTCTGGTGCTGAACCAGGTGTTCGGCATCACCGAGCGGGTCGGCCAGTATGATGTCGTCTGCACCGTCAAGGGCGGCGGGCTGTCGGGCCAGGCCGGCGCGGTCAAGCACGGCATCAGCCAGGCGATCACGCGCTACGAACCCGCGCTGCGCGCCCCGGTGAAGGCCGCAGGCTTCCTGACCCGCGACAGCCGCACCGTTGAGCGCAAGAAGTACGGCCGCGCCAAGGCCCGCCGCAGCTTCCAGTTCTCGAAGCGCTAA
- a CDS encoding alpha/beta hydrolase, which yields MTMFSHGFSQGPTILTVPGLNGSGASHWQTLWEQSRPDTHRVDLGMWNTPHRNAWATKLDQAIRQASAPVILVGHSLGCQAIAWWAHMSPQPYGWPVAGALLVAPCDVDRENLRPELATFSPSPKESLPFPSILVASTDDPWIDIDRAHSLAVDWGSHFVDVGAQGHINAASGLGWWPEGQELLHRVIAATGGPHGEVRSPGDARSILATSPAQAQVPHYLSQ from the coding sequence ATGACGATGTTCTCGCACGGTTTTTCGCAAGGACCGACGATCCTGACCGTCCCCGGCCTCAACGGTTCGGGCGCGTCGCACTGGCAGACGTTGTGGGAGCAATCGCGCCCCGACACGCACCGGGTTGACCTCGGCATGTGGAATACGCCGCATCGCAACGCCTGGGCGACAAAACTCGATCAGGCGATCCGGCAGGCGTCGGCGCCGGTTATTTTGGTCGGGCACAGCCTCGGTTGTCAGGCAATCGCCTGGTGGGCTCATATGAGTCCGCAGCCGTACGGCTGGCCGGTCGCCGGAGCGCTGCTCGTCGCTCCCTGCGACGTCGATCGCGAAAACCTCCGTCCCGAACTCGCCACCTTCTCGCCTTCGCCAAAGGAGTCGCTGCCCTTCCCCTCAATCCTCGTCGCCAGCACCGACGACCCGTGGATCGACATCGATCGCGCGCACAGTCTGGCGGTCGACTGGGGAAGCCATTTCGTCGACGTCGGCGCGCAGGGCCACATCAACGCTGCAAGCGGATTGGGCTGGTGGCCCGAGGGGCAGGAACTGCTCCACCGCGTGATCGCCGCGACAGGCGGCCCCCACGGCGAAGTCCGAAGCCCCGGCGATGCGCGGTCGATTTTGGCGACAAGTCCGGCGCAAGCCCAGGTGCCGCATTACCTCAGCCAGTAA
- a CDS encoding Fur family transcriptional regulator — protein sequence MAHAHQHHEPQGADLTHAAQATLEKAGEQWTTMRASVFAALAGFEKPASAYDIADAVSKAEGRRVAANSVYRILDLFVGANLARKVESANAYVANAHPDCLHDCIFLVCDSCGQTTHLDDDRITSGVRDAAVAAGFSPVRPVIEVRGKCEDCYNATN from the coding sequence ATGGCGCACGCTCACCAACATCACGAGCCGCAAGGCGCAGACCTTACCCACGCCGCGCAGGCGACGCTGGAGAAGGCGGGCGAGCAATGGACGACGATGCGCGCCAGCGTATTCGCCGCACTTGCCGGGTTCGAGAAGCCTGCATCGGCCTATGACATCGCGGACGCGGTATCGAAGGCGGAGGGGCGGCGCGTGGCGGCGAACAGCGTGTACCGCATCCTCGACCTGTTCGTCGGCGCAAATCTGGCGCGGAAAGTGGAGAGTGCGAACGCCTATGTCGCGAACGCGCATCCCGATTGCCTGCACGACTGTATCTTTCTGGTGTGCGATTCGTGCGGGCAGACGACGCATCTCGACGACGATCGCATCACCAGCGGCGTGCGCGATGCCGCCGTTGCGGCCGGATTTTCGCCCGTTCGCCCGGTGATCGAGGTGCGCGGCAAGTGTGAGGACTGCTACAACGCCACGAATTGA
- a CDS encoding PIN domain-containing protein, with the protein MIATFFDSNVILYSTDRDERKAEIADALIGRGGWISVQVLNEIAHVARRKMQLDWDRVTDLIGTITGLTGVIDLTVELHNLGRRVAERYKFSIYDGMIVAAALIADCDTLYSEDMHDGLVIDGRLRIVNPFAPDALTG; encoded by the coding sequence TTGATAGCAACGTTCTTCGATAGCAATGTCATCCTTTACTCGACTGATCGGGATGAACGGAAGGCCGAAATAGCGGATGCGCTGATCGGCCGCGGCGGGTGGATCAGCGTACAGGTTCTGAATGAAATCGCCCACGTTGCACGGCGCAAGATGCAGTTGGACTGGGACCGAGTGACCGATTTGATCGGTACGATCACTGGTCTGACCGGGGTGATCGATTTGACCGTCGAACTTCACAATTTGGGGCGACGAGTGGCCGAACGATATAAGTTTTCGATCTACGATGGCATGATCGTCGCCGCCGCGCTGATCGCGGATTGCGATACGCTTTATTCGGAAGACATGCACGACGGTCTGGTGATCGACGGGCGCTTGCGGATCGTGAACCCGTTCGCGCCCGACGCTCTTACTGGCTGA
- a CDS encoding YbjN domain-containing protein — MLDEADHDSEPEAPLDMLENYFAAHGWAHERHDDEITATVKGSWTEYELRALWRDEDSVLQFLAFPDVKVAEDRRAAIYETIGLVNEQLWVGHFELWSSSGILLYRHAALIDGEEEGQMSLSAAELLVETAIDECERFYPVFQFVLWGGKSPKDAIAAAMIETQGEA; from the coding sequence ATGCTGGACGAAGCTGACCACGATTCCGAACCCGAAGCTCCGCTTGATATGCTCGAAAACTATTTCGCGGCGCACGGGTGGGCGCATGAACGCCACGACGACGAGATCACCGCGACCGTCAAGGGAAGCTGGACCGAGTACGAGCTTCGCGCGCTGTGGCGTGACGAGGACAGCGTACTGCAATTCCTGGCCTTTCCCGACGTGAAGGTAGCGGAGGATCGGCGTGCCGCGATTTACGAGACGATCGGGCTGGTCAACGAACAGCTGTGGGTCGGGCATTTCGAATTGTGGTCGTCCAGCGGCATCCTGCTGTATCGTCACGCCGCGCTGATCGACGGTGAGGAGGAAGGGCAGATGTCGCTGTCCGCCGCTGAATTGCTGGTCGAGACCGCGATCGACGAATGCGAGCGCTTCTATCCGGTGTTCCAGTTCGTCTTGTGGGGCGGGAAATCGCCGAAGGATGCGATCGCCGCGGCGATGATCGAGACGCAGGGCGAAGCGTAG
- a CDS encoding TspO/MBR family protein, with product MSFARWAMVCVPGVLLLGFLAGRSVAAGEDNLWYQALAKPAITPPGWLFPVAWTTLYILLGLALAMILNARGARGRGLAIWLFAAQFVANLIWTPLFFGAHKIDAALVDIIVMVVLGVVTTILFGRIRIQAAWLFVPYLVWISFAGVLTWRIGQMNPTAETLVPRAATSQVIG from the coding sequence ATGTCGTTCGCGCGCTGGGCGATGGTGTGCGTGCCGGGCGTGCTGCTGCTCGGCTTCCTGGCCGGCCGCAGTGTCGCCGCGGGCGAGGACAATCTGTGGTATCAGGCGCTGGCCAAGCCCGCGATCACCCCGCCGGGCTGGCTGTTCCCGGTCGCATGGACAACGCTCTATATCCTGCTCGGGCTGGCGCTGGCGATGATCCTGAACGCGCGCGGCGCACGCGGGCGGGGGCTAGCGATCTGGTTGTTCGCGGCGCAGTTCGTCGCGAACCTTATCTGGACGCCATTGTTCTTCGGCGCGCACAAGATCGACGCGGCGCTGGTCGATATCATCGTAATGGTCGTGCTGGGCGTCGTCACGACGATCTTGTTCGGGCGCATCCGCATTCAGGCGGCGTGGCTGTTCGTGCCCTATCTGGTCTGGATCAGCTTCGCAGGGGTGCTGACGTGGCGGATCGGACAAATGAATCCGACCGCGGAAACACTTGTGCCGCGCGCGGCGACCTCCCAAGTCATTGGCTGA